The following proteins are encoded in a genomic region of Danio rerio strain Tuebingen ecotype United States chromosome 16, GRCz12tu, whole genome shotgun sequence:
- the tmem196b gene encoding uncharacterized protein tmem196b isoform X3 translates to MCTKRSLVGSLLVLSVFHMGLGVSCVSLGVIGVTQTLWQQKSQHSFSPIWSGACVISSLWTKWDPVCEEENWTDYDPIFCLLHLWAYRRDSQCPVCEGDDETGKQPALFSSSLPLPGQPGHSGLHPLHLADMQTRQL, encoded by the exons ATGTGCACTAAGCGATCGCTTGTTGGGAGTTTGCTGGTCCTTTCTGTGTTTCATATGGGACTCGGGGTGTCCTGCGTCTCCCTGGGTGTGATTGGGGTCACACAAACCCTGTGGCAGCAGAAAAGCCAACACTCCTTCTCACCTATATGGAGCGGCGCATGTGTAA TTTCTAGTCTGTGGACTAAGTGGGATCCTGTGTGCGAAGAAGAGAACTGGACTGACT ATGATCCTATTTTCTGCCTGTTGCATCTGTGGGCTTATCGGAGGGATTCTCAATGTCCAGTTTGTGAGGGCGATGATGAAACGGGCAAGCAGCCTGCACTCTTTTCATCTAGCCTTCCTCTGCCTGGACAGCCTGGGCATTCTGGGCTGCACCCTCTCCACCTGGCTGACATGCAGACTCGCCAGCTCTGA
- the tmem196b gene encoding transmembrane protein 196 isoform X2: MCTKRSLVGSLLVLSVFHMGLGVSCVSLGVIGVTQTLWQQKSQHSFSPIWSGACMILFSACCICGLIGGILNVQFVRAMMKRASSLHSFHLAFLCLDSLGILGCTLSTWLTCRLASSEQKRLFLERDLSLHHSVEMGEKVKAVCVASL, encoded by the exons ATGTGCACTAAGCGATCGCTTGTTGGGAGTTTGCTGGTCCTTTCTGTGTTTCATATGGGACTCGGGGTGTCCTGCGTCTCCCTGGGTGTGATTGGGGTCACACAAACCCTGTGGCAGCAGAAAAGCCAACACTCCTTCTCACCTATATGGAGCGGCGCATGT ATGATCCTATTTTCTGCCTGTTGCATCTGTGGGCTTATCGGAGGGATTCTCAATGTCCAGTTTGTGAGGGCGATGATGAAACGGGCAAGCAGCCTGCACTCTTTTCATCTAGCCTTCCTCTGCCTGGACAGCCTGGGCATTCTGGGCTGCACCCTCTCCACCTGGCTGACATGCAGACTCGCCAGCTCTGAACAGAAAAGACTGTTTCTGGAAAGAGATTTGTCCCTGCATCATTCTGTGGAGATGGGAGAGAAGGTGAAGGCGGTGTGTGTGGCATCTCTTTAA
- the tmem196b gene encoding transmembrane protein 196 isoform X1, translating into MCTKRSLVGSLLVLSVFHMGLGVSCVSLGVIGVTQTLWQQKSQHSFSPIWSGACFLVCGLSGILCAKKRTGLTMILFSACCICGLIGGILNVQFVRAMMKRASSLHSFHLAFLCLDSLGILGCTLSTWLTCRLASSEQKRLFLERDLSLHHSVEMGEKVKAVCVASL; encoded by the exons ATGTGCACTAAGCGATCGCTTGTTGGGAGTTTGCTGGTCCTTTCTGTGTTTCATATGGGACTCGGGGTGTCCTGCGTCTCCCTGGGTGTGATTGGGGTCACACAAACCCTGTGGCAGCAGAAAAGCCAACACTCCTTCTCACCTATATGGAGCGGCGCATGT TTTCTAGTCTGTGGACTAAGTGGGATCCTGTGTGCGAAGAAGAGAACTGGACTGACT ATGATCCTATTTTCTGCCTGTTGCATCTGTGGGCTTATCGGAGGGATTCTCAATGTCCAGTTTGTGAGGGCGATGATGAAACGGGCAAGCAGCCTGCACTCTTTTCATCTAGCCTTCCTCTGCCTGGACAGCCTGGGCATTCTGGGCTGCACCCTCTCCACCTGGCTGACATGCAGACTCGCCAGCTCTGAACAGAAAAGACTGTTTCTGGAAAGAGATTTGTCCCTGCATCATTCTGTGGAGATGGGAGAGAAGGTGAAGGCGGTGTGTGTGGCATCTCTTTAA